In the Hevea brasiliensis isolate MT/VB/25A 57/8 chromosome 8, ASM3005281v1, whole genome shotgun sequence genome, gacaaattaaatttatttaaaacacaatttaattaaatatttaaattatttaaaaataaatttaaataattctattaaataattaattatttatttttaaattaatttataaattaaaaaatatattttacatcaaaaattaaaaataaatagtaaaatCACCTCTTAATATTTCGTTTGTCAAATTTTTTTTatccattaattttttatttttttttatgaaattaaaaaaaaagcatTAAAGCAGGTAAAGTGTTACATGTGGCATGATGAAGTGGACCAAACTTAACAACCTTTAGCCAacattttattcatttatttatttaatttatcagCTAGCCGTTGCACGTCATTTTTTGACCAAATCATCAACAGCAACAAAATTCTATCATTGAGAATGCCCAAATCACTAAAACCaccaaattgaaaattttagcaaaattaaattaatattttcttaattaaaaaaattatttaatataaatttaaaattataaatttagaattAATGAGCAATAAGCTTCCAGCTCAATTGATATTGAAATTGTTTCTAAAACTTGGAGCTGATTATAACAAAAAGAAATGTACAGTTGGAATTTCTAAAGATACTTCGGCCAGCAAAAAGCGTCTCTTTCTTTTTCCTTGAAGAAACCAAGGCAGAGCCAGAGCCAGAGCCAACCTTTGTTCCTCCACTCATGTATATAACATAACACAAACCTCCAAAGAACTTCTATCAAacccaagagagagagagagagagagagagagagagaaggaaagaATCTGTGATGGCTAAGAAGGCATGGTTCTTGAAGAAGGTAGGGATCAGCAAGGATCAGCTATGGCCGTGGAGAATCTCAATCTCTTCTTTCAAGTGGAAACGTCTTGATTTTCAGTTGAAAATTATTGATAATTTGGTCTTCAAGATTCTTTATGTTGTTGAAGCTATTGTTCTTGTCTCTACCCTCTGCTTCTTCTATCTCTGCTGTGGCTG is a window encoding:
- the LOC110649864 gene encoding uncharacterized protein LOC110649864, whose protein sequence is MAKKAWFLKKVGISKDQLWPWRISISSFKWKRLDFQLKIIDNLVFKILYVVEAIVLVSTLCFFYLCCGCKF